In the genome of Pseudomonas sp. B33.4, the window AACCAGGTAATGCCAGTCGCCGAGTCGGGCGTCTTTCAGACCTTTGCCGTGGCTCAGGTCTTCCAGGTTCAGCGAGTAGCCGCGATAGGCCTCACTGAGGCTGATCTTCGCAGGTGCTGCGTTGGCGAATTGGCGATTGGCGCCAAAGCCCTGGGTTTGCAGCGCGGCTTGCAGCGCCGGGCGCAAGGTCTGTACGCCGTTGGAAGGCGCCTTTGGATAAGTCAGTTGCATGATGTCGCCCTCCTAGTTTTTCACGGTGAAGTAAGTGTGAGTCCAATTGCCGCCGCCGTTGTAGGCGCGGGGGAATGCGTTCAGTGCGCGGGTCGAATAGCCGTAGATCGAGTCTGCAACCAATACGTAGTCGCCGTTGGTGCCGTAGATCGTCAGAAAATGCGCACCGCCGCCGTACCAGGCGCAGCGCAGGCCGACCGGACGGCCCATGCTGATCTGGTTCTGAATGGCCGACATCTGCAGCGACCCCTGATTCATGCCGTTGTAGCTGCGGGTGGTTTGCAGGGCCGAATCCAGATAGCCGTAGACGTTGCATGGCCCCGGCTGATTGCAGCAGTTGCGATCGAG includes:
- a CDS encoding papain-like cysteine protease family protein, translating into MLTTAATQFTGESLPRCLAGHLLDPQLAEVEAAEKLSALAAGSLNFNMQKQTQTNWCWAAVSASVGNYYGTGNWTQCGVASTQLDRNCCNQPGPCNVYGYLDSALQTTRSYNGMNQGSLQMSAIQNQISMGRPVGLRCAWYGGGAHFLTIYGTNGDYVLVADSIYGYSTRALNAFPRAYNGGGNWTHTYFTVKN